From the Heptranchias perlo isolate sHepPer1 chromosome 26, sHepPer1.hap1, whole genome shotgun sequence genome, one window contains:
- the LOC137342670 gene encoding ATPase inhibitor A, mitochondrial-like isoform X1: protein MARLLLRSNLIVAQHLRAYGDSSQLGELGKGAGKGGGGGGSIREAGGSLGVREAALEEKYFKEKERKQIENLKKYHKEEIQHHEDEIQRLQDEVKRHKHQIKKLKQNDDD from the exons ATGGCGCGCCTGCTGCTTAGAAGTAACTTAATTGTCGCCCAGCACCTGCGGGCTTATGGCGACAGCAGCCAG CTGGGAGAACTGGGCAAGGGAgctggaaaaggaggtggtggtggaggatccATTAGAGAAGCTGGAGGTTCACTTGGTGTAAGAGAAGCAGCACTGGAGGAGAAGTACTTCAA GGAAAAGGAAAGGAAACAGATTGAAAATCTGAAGAAGTATCATAAAGAGGAGATTCAACACCATGAAGATGAAATACAGCGTTTACAGGATGAGGTTAAACGCCACAAACACCAGATCAAGAAGCTGAAGCAAAACGATGATGACTAG
- the LOC137342670 gene encoding ATPase inhibitor, mitochondrial-like isoform X2 produces MSGLLGELGKGAGKGGGGGGSIREAGGSLGVREAALEEKYFKEKERKQIENLKKYHKEEIQHHEDEIQRLQDEVKRHKHQIKKLKQNDDD; encoded by the exons ATGTCGGgcctg CTGGGAGAACTGGGCAAGGGAgctggaaaaggaggtggtggtggaggatccATTAGAGAAGCTGGAGGTTCACTTGGTGTAAGAGAAGCAGCACTGGAGGAGAAGTACTTCAA GGAAAAGGAAAGGAAACAGATTGAAAATCTGAAGAAGTATCATAAAGAGGAGATTCAACACCATGAAGATGAAATACAGCGTTTACAGGATGAGGTTAAACGCCACAAACACCAGATCAAGAAGCTGAAGCAAAACGATGATGACTAG
- the rpl13a gene encoding 60S ribosomal protein L13a — translation MADGFNKVLLLDGRGHLLGRLAAIVAKQILLGHKVVVVRCEGINISGNFYRNKLKYLAFLRKRMNTNPSRGPYHFRAPSRIFWRTVRGMLPHKTKRGQAALDRLKVFDGIPPPYDKRKRMVVPAALKIVRLKPTRKFALLGRLAHEVGWKYQAVTATLEEKRKEKAKLHYEKKKKVLKLKKVAEKNVESKIAKYTAVLKQYGVLV, via the exons ATGGCGGACGGCTTCAATAAG GTCCTGCTCCTTGATGGCCGAGGCCATCTCCTTGGCCGTCTGGCAGCCATTGTAGCTAAACAGATCTTACTAG GCCATAAAGTGGTAGTGGTGAGGTGTGAAGGGATCAATATCTCTGGCAACTTTTACCGAAACAAAC TTAAATATCTTGCTTTTTTACGCAAGAGGATGAATACTAACCCTTCTCGTGGCCCATATCACTTCAGAGCACCAAGCCGGATCTTCTGGAGGACTGTAAGAg GTATGTTGCCGCACAAGACAAAGCGAGGTCAAGCTGCCTTGGACAGACTAAAGGTCTTTGATGGGATCCCTCCTCCATATGATAAG AGGAAACGTATGGTTGTACCAGCAGCCCTGAAGATTGTGCGTTTGAAACCAACTCGTAAG TTTGCTCTTCTTGGTCGCCTTGCTCATGAAGTTGGCTGGAAATACCAGGCAGTTACAGCCACTCTTGAAGAGAAGCGTAAAGAAAAAGCCAAGCTTCACTATGAGAAAAAGAAGAAAGTTTTG AAACTGAAGAAAGTTGCTGAGAAGAATGTTGAAAGCAAAATTGCTAAGTACACTGCAGTGCTAAAACAATATGGTGTTCTTGTTTAA